Part of the Syngnathus typhle isolate RoL2023-S1 ecotype Sweden linkage group LG17, RoL_Styp_1.0, whole genome shotgun sequence genome is shown below.
GAAACTATGTGCCATTTGCTGACGAACTCAGCCGAAGCTGTGTTGCAATCTCAAAGTGTCAATTATGTTGATTCCAGTCACGGAAACATTTGAACATGGGCGGGTTCTTTACGGGGAACGGCACACAAGCTTGTAAAACCAGTCACGTCTCGAAAAGGCGCACAGATGCCACCGGTCATTCAAATGCAATGTTATGTCGCAGGACATGTGCTTGAACATGGGCTTCCCATGCAACTGTCTGGCCGACGGGAAGCTCTGTGAACCCTGCAGGATGAGCAAAGACGGTCACGACGTCGACTCCCACCACGGCGCCGTGGCGGAGAACACGGGCGAGTCCGAGCACCCGAACAAAACAACGAGTTCTCCCAATAAGGAAAGGGACAGAAACTGGGGATGGATTCTATCCGGGGTCATCTTTATCAACATCCTGATGTTGGGCATCGCGTTGGTGAGCGGCAGCGCCTACGAGCACGTCGACATCAGTATGTCCGACCTCCAGGTTTTCATggtcatcatcctcatcctcaccTGCATCTGGATGATCTACTACATCATCTTCACGGCCAGAATTGATAACGCAGTGGCTTACAGGGACCAACACGCCGGACCCGTTTGGCTCAGGGGTATGGAATCTTGACAAATCTatatttggggaggggggggttgatTCCGAATACATAAGTGTCACTATAATGTCCATCTTGCTCCGCAGGAGGAATGGTGCTCTTTGGACTCCTCAGTATCATCATGGACATTTTCAAGATAGCGAGCTACGTCGGCTACCTCCACTGCGAGTCGGCCATCAAGATTGTTTTTCCTGTGGTCCAACTTATTTTCATTGTTGTGCAGGTAAATGTCAAGTGTGCATGCTCATTACAATAGCTATTGTTGGAATTACCCCCAAAGGTTTTAACTGGGAAATTTGTTATCAGACATATTTCATGTGGGTCCATGCCAAAGACTGCGTACAGCTCCAAAGGAACCTTACACGGTAAGCCACGATTTGGATTTTTCACTTTAAAACAGGCAACGGCCCTTTAATATATGTACAAAAACATGGACGgacgatggatggatagacacGTTGACGCTGAGTTCTGGATTGAAGTCACAAGTGGTTCTGAACTTGTTGTTCGACTCTTGCGGTCTATTTTCCCCTAAATGTTTCGGTTAAATTCTGAACTGCATGAGCGTGAGAATAGACTCAAGTTCCATCTCATTATACAAAGAAGTGCTTAAGCGTAAATCCGCATATACAATAGtaaatcattttcaaatcattccaTTCAAACACATGCATGAAGCTGCCTGTGTCTCTAAAGGTGGATTTAGCAACCACAAAACGTTTTTGCgtcacagcagcagcaacgcaAGTATTAATAGGTGGAGAATCGAGAAAAAAATTGGCACCACCATTCTTTTTTCAGTCAACTATGAACGAAATAAAATCCGGTTCAGCCACATAGTCATGAGAAAATCTCATGGCCTGACCTTCTGCCCTCTAGTGaaagcattttttattgttCCGTCTGTCATTATAAGTTGCTGGCATGGATCGATCAGCAATAAAACATTATGTGTAGTAAATAAAAGATTTTTGAAGAATTAAGTTGTATTGAATCATTTCCCGGCAGGTGCGGTCTGATGCTCGTCCTTTCCATTAATCTGGTTTTGTGGATGGCTGCGGTCACGGACGAGTCCCTGCACCAAACAGCCCACCCAGATGGCGGCGGCCATGGTGGCGGCCATGGCGACGACCACGGCAGCGATAACGGCGGCGACCACGGTAACGACACGCACGGATCCGACGACCACCATGACAACAGCTCTCATAAGCTCTGGGGACGGATGATCTACATCCAGAAAGGTACAGAAGATGCCATTTGAGAATCGTTTGAGCTCAAAACCACATTTGAGTTTCAAAGCGGATCTGATAAGCTCGCGTTCTTTTCCCGCCGCAGCGAGTTACGGCGAGGACCAATGCAACTGCAGCCACACGTCCTGTACCATGTTCAAAGACGCCTACTTCTACCTGTACCCCTTCAACATCGAGTACAGCCTCTTCGCCTCGGCCATGGCCTACGTCATGTGGAAAAACGTCGGGCGACTGGGCAAGGCCCACGACCCGCACAGCCACGGCCACGCACACAAGTTCCACTTGAAAGACGCACTCATTGGCCCCCTGGTGGGCGTTCTGCTGGTTTTCGCCGGCCTGGCCACATTCATTGTGTACGAGATGGACATGAATGAGGACAAAGAAGATGACCACAGCAAGAGAGACCAAGCGCTGTTGATCCACTTTGTCATAAACATCGTGATTATCAGCCTGATGCTAGTGGCCACCCTGGTCGGCACCACCATCTACAAGCTGGACCGCCGGGAACATGACTCAGAGAAGAACCCCACACGTAGCTTGGACGTGGGCCTGCTGGTGGGAACCTCCATGGGGCAGTTCATCATCAGCTACTTCACGATAGTCGCCATGGTGGCATCCGGAGCCCGGGGCCACCTTAACAGGCTCAACTTGACCTGGGCTATACTGATGGTGATCCAGATCGGGCTGCAGAACTTCTTCATCGTCGAAGGTCTCCACCGGGAGCCTTTCCACGAAGAACAACATCATGAGCACATAACCACGATGACCAACACCTACGCCGTGGAGCACTACAGCAAAGAGATGGATGGTCTGCAAGGATCGGAAATAAGAGCCAAGCCTGAGATGGAGGTGCCGGCGGTGAACCCGTTTGACCGCATCGTGCACTACCCGCATAAACTGACGTGGAAGAGGAGAGTCCTGAAGGAAGTTtccgtttttttgttgttggccAACATCATTGTGAGTATCGTTTTACCAACTTGCCAAACCCATCGCTGAGCTTTTACACTCAACtattttaaaacaacaaaattgctaACGTTTGCTTCTTTTCGCCAGCTGTGGATCATGCCGGCGTTCGGCGCTCGCCCCCAGTTTGACCACCCGGCTGAAACGGAATTCTACGACTTTAACATGTGGGCGGCCATCGTGAACGTCGGACTGCCTTTTGCCATCTTTTACCGCATGCACTCAGTGGCTGCCCTCTTGGAAGTGTTTGTCATCTCTTAAGTGGACGATCTCCGtggtttattctttttttttttttttacatcaaacCAAGAGTCCCCAAACTCTTTTTGAAGACCGGTTTCACGTTAAGCAATTTTTCAACAAGTGATTAACAACACAACTTAGCTTTAGCAACACTCAATGGAGTAGTTGTTGCCGGTCCCATCTTGGGGAAATTGTGAGCGTCTTTCTTCTGTCCAGTCTGTGCCTGATTTATAAATCAAAACTTCAAGATGCAGATTTACAAATTAATATCTTTTCCTACAATCGTTTTGTGCCGCACAGTACTAGTTCGCGGCCTGGTGGCTGGGGATCTGATTTATTCCACTTATCCTAGTTAGGATGACAGGAAAGCTGGAACTTATCCAAGCTGAGAAGAGGGGGAAGGTTTGTTATACTCTGGATAAACAACCAGTCACACTCAAACAAGTGTTCACTTGAGCCAACATAATGAgaaaaccaaatcaagcacagaAAAAGCATGCAAACACTGTTTCTGTGCAGTTTAAGGCTGACGTGTTCGCCATTTGCGCGGTTCCACAAAATGTTTGTACAATATGAATGTAAATTTTGTTTCTCTAAAGACACTTTAGTAATGTTGTAAAGTTTTGACTGATGCAATTGCTATTGAtgcttattttattattaaggGAGAAAAGTATTTCTTTtcgtaaataaatacatgtgtAAGTGTATTGTGTACAGATGCCGAACgaaaataaattaattgcaTTCTTTATAGGCTTCAGCgtgtattaaaaaataaagacaaaaaataataagaattaTTTCAGGTGGTCATGATTATTGCCTTTATGTAATTTGTCATTCTGGTCAAATTTCTTCTGGC
Proteins encoded:
- the LOC133169986 gene encoding proton channel OTOP2-like, whose amino-acid sequence is MSQDMCLNMGFPCNCLADGKLCEPCRMSKDGHDVDSHHGAVAENTGESEHPNKTTSSPNKERDRNWGWILSGVIFINILMLGIALVSGSAYEHVDISMSDLQVFMVIILILTCIWMIYYIIFTARIDNAVAYRDQHAGPVWLRGGMVLFGLLSIIMDIFKIASYVGYLHCESAIKIVFPVVQLIFIVVQTYFMWVHAKDCVQLQRNLTRCGLMLVLSINLVLWMAAVTDESLHQTAHPDGGGHGGGHGDDHGSDNGGDHGNDTHGSDDHHDNSSHKLWGRMIYIQKASYGEDQCNCSHTSCTMFKDAYFYLYPFNIEYSLFASAMAYVMWKNVGRLGKAHDPHSHGHAHKFHLKDALIGPLVGVLLVFAGLATFIVYEMDMNEDKEDDHSKRDQALLIHFVINIVIISLMLVATLVGTTIYKLDRREHDSEKNPTRSLDVGLLVGTSMGQFIISYFTIVAMVASGARGHLNRLNLTWAILMVIQIGLQNFFIVEGLHREPFHEEQHHEHITTMTNTYAVEHYSKEMDGLQGSEIRAKPEMEVPAVNPFDRIVHYPHKLTWKRRVLKEVSVFLLLANIILWIMPAFGARPQFDHPAETEFYDFNMWAAIVNVGLPFAIFYRMHSVAALLEVFVIS